A stretch of the Opisthocomus hoazin isolate bOpiHoa1 chromosome 2, bOpiHoa1.hap1, whole genome shotgun sequence genome encodes the following:
- the DPY30 gene encoding protein dpy-30 homolog, producing MEAEQIMEGQPQVPENPHSEYSLTENVERIVENEKINAEKTSKQKVDLQSLPTRAYLDQTVVPILLQGLAVLAKERPPNPIEFLAAYLLKNKSQFEDRN from the exons ATGGAGGCAGAACAGATTATGGAGGGACAGCCGCAG GTTCCAGAAAATCCCCACTCTGAATACAGTCTCACTGAAAATGTAGAG AGGATagtagaaaatgagaaaataaatgcagagaaaacATCAAAGCAGAAGGTGGATCTTCAGTCGTTACCCACACGTGCCTACTTGGATCAGACAGTTGTACCTATCTTGCTACAGGGACTTGCTGTTCTTGCAAAAGAGAG accGCCAAATCCCATTGAATTTCTAGCAGcatatcttttaaaaaacaagtcACAGTTTGAGGACCGAAATTAA